A stretch of the Actinomycetota bacterium genome encodes the following:
- a CDS encoding adenine-specific methyltransferase EcoRI family protein has translation MGAARIAKMDEFYTQLTDVEKELRHYKPHFRGKVVYCNADDPRVSAFFKYFALNFEALGLKKLITTCYRSQAPDLFSKNNSDHAVFLEYEGDKNSNRVPDPDEIEVLPLTGDGDFRSEECINLLNQADIIVTNPPFSLFHQYVSQLIKHDKKFAIIGNPNATSYKQIFPLIKDGKLWWGVKPSGGENQFFETTDAFAQRVAATKPQGAWWRRGSNGKILVGMKTVWYTNLDFPKRHVDLILYRKYNPTDYPSYDNFNAIEVGKVSEIPANYDGDMGVPLTFLDNWNPDQFEIVGITQSWDKCATKIYPGQIQVSADGSESQVTKLNDGAAIKVAAPPANKTYYKVEGEMFVKAYARILIRRRK, from the coding sequence ATGGGCGCTGCCCGAATCGCAAAGATGGACGAGTTCTACACGCAGCTCACGGATGTGGAGAAGGAGCTCCGTCACTACAAGCCGCACTTCCGCGGCAAGGTCGTCTACTGCAATGCTGATGACCCCCGCGTCTCGGCGTTCTTCAAGTACTTCGCGCTCAACTTCGAGGCGCTTGGGCTCAAGAAGTTAATCACGACCTGCTACCGCAGCCAGGCGCCAGATCTGTTCAGCAAGAACAACTCTGACCACGCGGTGTTCCTTGAGTACGAGGGTGACAAAAACTCAAACCGCGTACCCGACCCTGACGAGATTGAGGTTCTTCCTCTCACAGGGGACGGAGACTTTCGTTCGGAGGAGTGCATTAATCTGCTGAATCAGGCCGACATCATCGTGACGAACCCTCCGTTCTCACTATTCCATCAGTACGTCTCTCAGTTGATCAAGCACGACAAGAAGTTCGCCATCATCGGCAACCCCAACGCCACCTCGTACAAGCAGATCTTCCCGCTGATCAAAGATGGAAAACTGTGGTGGGGCGTCAAGCCGAGCGGCGGAGAGAATCAGTTCTTCGAGACGACCGATGCGTTCGCGCAGCGTGTTGCTGCCACGAAGCCGCAGGGTGCCTGGTGGCGAAGAGGGTCGAACGGCAAGATCCTGGTTGGGATGAAGACGGTCTGGTACACCAATCTCGACTTCCCAAAGCGTCATGTGGATCTAATCCTCTATCGCAAGTACAACCCGACCGATTATCCGTCGTACGACAACTTCAATGCCATCGAGGTCGGCAAGGTCAGCGAAATCCCTGCTAACTACGACGGCGACATGGGCGTGCCGCTCACCTTCCTCGACAACTGGAATCCCGATCAGTTCGAGATTGTGGGAATCACTCAGTCGTGGGACAAGTGCGCCACAAAGATCTACCCCGGACAGATTCAGGTGAGCGCGGACGGCTCCGAGAGTCAGGTGACCAAACTCAACGACGGCGCCGCTATCAAGGTGGCCGCGCCACCCGCCAATAAGACGTACTACAAGGTGGAAGGCGAGATGTTCGTAAAAGCGTACGCCCGCATCCTCATCCGCAGAAGGAAGTGA
- a CDS encoding DUF262 domain-containing protein produces MDIVPVKVTVRDLTKDYVDNAEQGVAAYGGKLDVRPPYQREFVYKDDQRDAVIDTITKGYPLNTMYWAVRDDGTFEVMDGQQRTISIGQYVTGDFTVDGRGFNNLQDDERARILDYELTVYQCEGKDSEKLDWFRTINIAGVELSDQELRNAVYHGSWVTDAKKRFSKRGCPAYGIARDYLSGEMNRQKWLETAIKWINDGKVEEYMAVHQHDPTAIDLWNYFASVIEWVKTTFPTVHREMKGLSWGPLYSKYSSTKFDPSAMDADVRRLRADSQVENNKGIYEYLLSGKTDTRLLSIRVFDDKTKAARYQQQTTIAEEAGPSNCPLCAVGNNANRTRIYAQDEMDADHVTAWSKGGNTDLKNCQMLCVTHNRAKGNR; encoded by the coding sequence ATGGACATCGTTCCCGTCAAGGTCACAGTCCGTGACCTGACCAAGGATTACGTCGACAATGCCGAGCAGGGCGTCGCGGCCTACGGCGGCAAACTCGACGTACGGCCGCCGTATCAACGAGAGTTCGTGTACAAGGACGACCAGCGCGACGCAGTGATTGACACGATCACCAAGGGCTATCCGCTCAACACGATGTACTGGGCGGTGCGCGATGACGGGACTTTCGAGGTGATGGATGGGCAACAGCGCACCATCTCGATCGGCCAGTACGTGACTGGTGACTTCACCGTAGACGGTCGTGGGTTCAACAACCTTCAGGACGATGAACGGGCGAGGATCCTCGACTACGAGCTGACGGTCTACCAGTGCGAAGGCAAGGACTCCGAGAAACTCGATTGGTTCAGGACGATCAACATCGCGGGCGTGGAGCTTAGCGACCAGGAACTTAGGAACGCGGTATACCACGGCAGTTGGGTAACCGACGCGAAGAAGCGGTTCTCCAAGCGCGGCTGCCCGGCCTACGGTATCGCCAGGGACTACCTCTCTGGTGAGATGAACCGGCAGAAGTGGCTCGAGACGGCCATCAAGTGGATCAATGACGGCAAGGTCGAGGAATACATGGCCGTGCATCAGCACGACCCGACGGCGATTGACCTGTGGAACTACTTTGCTTCGGTCATTGAGTGGGTCAAGACCACGTTTCCGACCGTGCACCGAGAAATGAAGGGGTTGTCCTGGGGGCCGCTGTACAGCAAGTACAGCTCGACCAAGTTCGACCCCTCGGCGATGGACGCCGACGTCAGGAGGCTCCGTGCTGACTCCCAGGTGGAGAACAACAAGGGCATCTACGAGTACCTGCTCAGCGGCAAGACCGACACCAGACTGCTCTCCATCCGAGTATTCGACGACAAGACGAAGGCGGCGAGGTATCAGCAGCAGACCACGATCGCAGAGGAAGCCGGCCCGTCGAATTGCCCGCTTTGTGCTGTCGGGAACAATGCCAATCGAACTCGCATCTACGCCCAGGACGAGATGGACGCTGACCACGTGACCGCCTGGTCGAAGGGCGGGAACACCGACCTCAAGAACTGCCAGATGCTGTGCGTCACCCACAACCGAGCCAAGGGCAACAGATAG
- a CDS encoding PD-(D/E)XK nuclease family protein encodes MSVEWHPNRLRVVRDLLGWDESLRPRSPAPSNEPDLADRVRAELEERLWPLARRHAQSGRNLYASKHRIAAVLRCEGSWVAPDEFTWSIPVARGRLVHKAIEMTLTARRGELPPMELVDIALTSLKSKDDGLSDYLNQCDPGSESELVADSSNLLTTFLNDFPPINARMTPRIECSVRVDLCDGTITLAGKYDLALGRPGQDPVSIVDLKSGDEHQEHMEDLRFYALLELLKTGVPPVMIGSYYLNSSTPRSQPVDEGTIESASRRTVDAISRMAQLEFGERDADLSPGSYCSFCSALPECKQGQDWLEEGRKQRKGSQFRAPSPSRRESSAARTP; translated from the coding sequence ATGAGCGTCGAATGGCACCCCAACCGGCTCCGTGTGGTTCGGGACCTGCTGGGGTGGGACGAGTCGCTGCGACCGCGATCCCCGGCGCCTTCGAACGAACCAGACCTCGCCGACCGGGTACGCGCTGAGCTGGAAGAGCGGCTTTGGCCACTGGCCCGTCGCCACGCTCAGTCCGGCCGGAACCTCTACGCGAGCAAGCATCGCATCGCGGCCGTGCTCCGCTGCGAGGGCTCGTGGGTCGCACCCGATGAGTTCACATGGTCAATCCCGGTGGCCAGAGGCCGGCTAGTGCACAAAGCGATCGAAATGACGCTCACGGCGCGTCGCGGTGAGCTGCCACCGATGGAGCTCGTTGACATTGCCCTGACCTCCTTGAAGTCGAAGGATGATGGTCTGAGCGACTACTTGAACCAATGTGATCCCGGAAGTGAGTCGGAGCTTGTCGCTGACTCTTCGAATCTGCTCACCACCTTCCTCAACGACTTTCCTCCGATCAACGCGCGCATGACACCACGGATCGAGTGCTCAGTTCGAGTCGACCTTTGCGACGGGACAATCACCCTCGCCGGCAAGTACGACCTAGCGTTGGGTCGGCCTGGGCAGGACCCTGTTTCAATCGTCGATCTCAAGTCTGGCGACGAACATCAGGAGCACATGGAGGATCTGCGCTTCTACGCGCTGCTCGAACTGCTCAAGACCGGGGTGCCACCCGTGATGATCGGCTCCTACTACTTGAATAGCAGCACACCCCGATCTCAGCCGGTTGACGAGGGAACGATTGAGTCCGCTTCGAGGCGGACCGTGGATGCGATCAGCCGGATGGCGCAACTAGAGTTTGGAGAACGCGATGCCGACCTTAGTCCCGGCTCGTACTGCTCGTTCTGCTCGGCCCTTCCCGAGTGCAAACAAGGGCAAGACTGGCTCGAAGAGGGCCGAAAGCAACGCAAGGGCAGTCAGTTTCGCGCACCTAGTCCCAGTCGCCGCGAGTCTTCTGCCGCTCGAACTCCTTGA